A part of Lacibacter sp. H407 genomic DNA contains:
- a CDS encoding SusC/RagA family TonB-linked outer membrane protein, translated as MTKKNALHRCVMVCLCFIISSIAFSQNTFKVSGKVTDDAGNPVAGASVLVKGTNIGTTTIADGSFQLSAPSGKSILIFSSVGFTDKEVNINDQGTVNVSLASGASNLQDVVVVGYGTRKRVEVTGATSSVSGERLRNVQTANISTAMQGQIAGATVTQNSFRPGGGSSIRIRGNRSLSASNEPLVVVDGFPVSYTIDDINPADIETIDVLKDASATAVYGVRGANGVIQITTRKGKAGKISVNYQGSTSFESIIRQLPIFNSQELTDSWRQAFFADRQYTRDRGTASGSNPLFYYPTAIADVALFRNRFGSDAQWNAVKDAYTWLAYDPANNIFIAKKRLATAQERQVMMNLGLSQVDSVDMYDPSKITSFDWQNEVGLRLGRTDNHNISVTAGSEKFKASFNAGYFKQKGIEYAQDYTRYSIGNSVEFKPVKFLSFGTTINYIHAITNSSTSSYANASGMIPMTVPYDTAGNWILSPNRDQQIISAVNDRNTVFDETKANRFFGNVFAEITLLKGLKFRTMFGLDSRNSVRGQFNGAQSSIRLGSPANATQTTNNSSSWVYDNILTYSTRIKSDHSINVTLLQELQSLNRASSLSMSANNLIFEAQKWYSLQRNTDATVTGSGSFSATQYMSYMGRVEYGFRNKYLLAISNRYDNSSVLAEGNKGAWFPAISVGWQIDNEDFMTNIPVISRAKLRAGYGTVGNASIPPYQTAGPLGFTNYNWGNGVAAIGSAPTTFQTPNLSWEKTTTTNIGLEFGLFKNRITGVIDLYNSSTTDQLQRRSIPSANGVDFVYFNLGEVNNKGVEITMSTMNVDKKDFKWTTDLMFTLNREKIVDIDGSNNSNFANLWLLDQPLSVYWGFQKDGIFQYEDTVAGKGILATYYWPKNGRNNVNYQPGRIKIIDANKDSAFSPADRIVLGSHNPNFIGSITNTFTYKNFELNFMVYFQVGGMYRVPRPGLVGRYQSNKVNYWTPTNPSNEYQQPTQTSDIPLNWEALTYRTATFARFKNITLTYRVPRSITDKLHMAGFAIYASAVNPILIHKHSDYDPETVPYREFPGSTTNQVGPTSYSFRSYVVGVRLDL; from the coding sequence ATGACAAAAAAAAATGCACTGCACAGGTGTGTGATGGTCTGCCTGTGTTTTATTATCTCTTCCATCGCTTTTTCACAAAACACATTTAAAGTATCGGGTAAGGTAACGGATGACGCAGGTAATCCTGTGGCAGGTGCCAGCGTACTGGTAAAAGGAACCAATATTGGAACCACAACCATTGCAGATGGTAGCTTTCAGTTAAGTGCACCTTCCGGTAAATCAATATTGATCTTTTCGTCCGTTGGATTTACGGATAAGGAGGTAAATATAAACGATCAGGGAACGGTTAATGTTAGCCTGGCTTCAGGCGCTTCCAACCTTCAGGATGTTGTTGTAGTTGGTTATGGTACCCGTAAGAGAGTAGAAGTAACCGGTGCCACTTCATCTGTATCTGGCGAAAGATTACGGAATGTACAAACAGCCAATATTTCTACGGCAATGCAAGGCCAGATAGCCGGTGCAACGGTAACACAAAATTCGTTTCGTCCGGGCGGTGGTAGTTCTATCCGCATCAGAGGTAACCGATCACTCAGTGCCTCCAACGAACCATTGGTTGTAGTTGATGGCTTTCCTGTTAGCTATACAATCGATGATATCAATCCTGCCGATATCGAAACGATCGATGTATTGAAAGATGCATCTGCAACCGCTGTATATGGTGTACGTGGCGCAAATGGTGTAATACAGATCACTACACGGAAAGGAAAAGCAGGGAAAATTTCTGTAAACTACCAGGGTAGCACATCGTTTGAAAGCATCATCCGTCAATTACCGATCTTTAATTCACAGGAATTAACTGACTCATGGCGCCAGGCTTTTTTTGCTGATCGCCAATATACACGTGACAGAGGTACCGCATCGGGTTCGAATCCATTATTTTATTATCCTACTGCAATAGCAGATGTAGCATTGTTCAGAAACAGGTTTGGCAGCGATGCACAATGGAATGCAGTGAAAGATGCATACACATGGCTGGCTTACGATCCTGCAAACAATATTTTCATTGCTAAAAAACGTTTAGCTACTGCTCAGGAACGCCAGGTGATGATGAACCTTGGGCTCTCACAAGTAGACAGCGTAGATATGTACGATCCTTCAAAGATCACCAGCTTCGATTGGCAAAATGAAGTAGGTCTTCGTTTGGGACGAACAGATAACCACAATATATCTGTTACAGCCGGTAGCGAAAAGTTCAAAGCATCGTTCAATGCCGGTTACTTTAAACAAAAAGGTATTGAGTATGCACAGGATTATACTCGCTATTCAATTGGTAATTCGGTAGAGTTCAAACCTGTGAAGTTTCTCTCATTTGGTACAACTATCAATTATATTCATGCAATTACCAACAGCAGTACCAGCTCATATGCAAATGCATCTGGTATGATACCAATGACCGTTCCTTACGATACAGCAGGGAATTGGATTTTATCTCCCAACAGAGATCAACAGATCATAAGTGCTGTAAATGATCGCAACACTGTATTCGATGAAACAAAAGCCAATCGCTTTTTCGGAAATGTGTTTGCAGAAATCACCTTGCTGAAAGGATTAAAGTTCCGTACCATGTTTGGGTTGGATAGCCGCAATTCTGTTCGTGGCCAGTTCAATGGTGCACAGTCATCGATCCGTTTAGGAAGCCCTGCCAATGCAACACAAACAACTAATAATTCTTCATCATGGGTATATGATAATATCCTTACCTACAGCACACGTATTAAATCGGATCACTCTATTAATGTAACATTGCTGCAGGAGTTGCAAAGTTTAAATCGTGCTTCCTCGTTATCAATGTCGGCGAACAACCTCATTTTCGAAGCACAAAAATGGTATTCGTTGCAACGTAATACAGATGCAACAGTAACAGGATCAGGTTCGTTCTCTGCTACGCAATACATGTCGTATATGGGTAGGGTAGAGTATGGATTCAGAAATAAATATCTGCTTGCGATCAGTAACCGTTATGATAATTCTTCTGTGTTAGCAGAAGGAAATAAAGGAGCATGGTTCCCGGCCATTTCAGTTGGTTGGCAAATTGATAATGAAGATTTCATGACGAACATTCCTGTCATCAGCCGAGCTAAATTAAGAGCCGGTTATGGTACAGTGGGAAATGCGTCTATTCCTCCATATCAAACTGCCGGGCCTTTAGGCTTTACAAACTACAACTGGGGTAACGGCGTGGCAGCCATTGGTTCTGCACCCACTACATTCCAAACACCAAATCTGAGTTGGGAAAAAACAACTACAACAAATATTGGTCTTGAATTCGGTTTATTTAAGAACAGAATTACCGGTGTAATTGATCTGTATAATTCAAGTACTACCGATCAGTTGCAGCGTCGTTCAATTCCTTCTGCAAATGGTGTTGACTTTGTGTATTTCAACTTAGGTGAAGTAAATAACAAAGGGGTTGAAATCACCATGAGCACGATGAACGTTGACAAAAAAGATTTCAAATGGACAACAGACCTCATGTTTACGTTGAACAGAGAAAAGATCGTTGACATCGACGGTAGTAACAACAGCAACTTTGCAAACCTTTGGTTGTTGGATCAACCACTTTCAGTGTATTGGGGTTTCCAGAAAGATGGCATTTTCCAATATGAAGATACCGTTGCAGGAAAAGGAATTCTTGCTACTTATTACTGGCCAAAAAATGGTCGTAATAATGTGAACTATCAACCCGGACGGATAAAGATCATTGATGCAAATAAAGATTCTGCATTCAGTCCTGCTGATAGAATTGTGTTAGGTTCACACAACCCTAATTTTATTGGAAGCATCACCAACACATTCACTTACAAAAATTTCGAACTTAATTTTATGGTGTATTTCCAGGTTGGTGGAATGTATCGTGTTCCACGTCCGGGATTAGTAGGCCGTTATCAGTCAAACAAAGTAAATTACTGGACGCCCACAAATCCCAGCAATGAATATCAGCAGCCAACACAAACAAGTGATATCCCGCTCAACTGGGAAGCACTTACGTATCGCACAGCCACCTTTGCACGTTTCAAAAATATAACGCTTACGTATCGTGTACCCAGAAGCATTACTGATAAGTTACACATGGCCGGATTTGCAATTTACGCAAGTGCAGTGAACCCAATTCTCATACACAAACATTCCGATTACGATCCGGAAACTGTTCCTTATCGTGAATTTCCGGGAAGTACCACTAATCAGGTTGGACCTACCTCTTACAGTTTCAGAAGTTATGTAGTAGGGGTTCGTCTTGATTTGTAA
- a CDS encoding RagB/SusD family nutrient uptake outer membrane protein has translation MYKYFKQTGVMLALTCVVVASSCKKFIEEELVTTLTEDYYKTDAGLEDLVKSAYTPLQWYFTGEQSYCMTNFGTDEFREGDQFNNVRYNDYDANLNSNDAFVNGLWTNNYAGIRRCNQGIEMISAFNDPSSRVLGTQAQKDLRIAELRALRGLFYLQMVTQFGGVPLVTSVPKEPQYEFPRATVAEVYNQIISDFKAAGPGLPWRYAGADRGRATRAMAYHFLAKAYLTRGSAVSDQRGQKPTDMDSVIFFANDVIANSGHALEADYGNLFSSAYPDGTIPSLGQNGSVPTSSKAKIDANNASNEIIYAAQFSSNLNLAGTNNQTHMFYPSAYDAGIPGMARDFFNGRPFRRLRPTDYTIDIYDKINDSRFFKSFQTAFYRNVASNAGLPVFTVANAPDPSLVGKPRVGVGDTAAIYIVNPINMPLLTSTIANMRYYATFARYKQATAGGAISTDFTGNKYLSLLKFADPIRLTTTNNEARGIRNGTFARLADTYLMLAEAYGRKNDYANALFYVNVLRTRAAYKANEARSPQIWQFMGGPNTLANTTANNQATLDLFTTNAASENYPPTVTSTSARFIHFILNERTRELCGEFYRWEDLVRTETLYDRTKLFNLDVSPSFAQFHKLRPIPLLQMIAQTVNGQPMSQADMAAYQNPGY, from the coding sequence ATGTATAAATATTTCAAACAAACAGGAGTAATGCTGGCCCTTACATGTGTGGTGGTTGCTTCGTCCTGTAAGAAATTTATTGAAGAAGAACTGGTAACTACGCTTACTGAAGATTATTATAAAACAGATGCAGGATTGGAAGATCTTGTAAAATCGGCATACACACCATTACAATGGTATTTTACCGGCGAGCAATCGTACTGCATGACCAATTTCGGAACCGATGAGTTTCGTGAAGGTGATCAGTTCAACAACGTACGCTATAATGACTACGATGCGAATCTGAATTCCAATGATGCGTTTGTAAATGGATTGTGGACGAATAACTATGCAGGCATCCGCCGTTGTAATCAGGGAATTGAAATGATCTCTGCGTTTAACGATCCATCATCACGTGTATTAGGAACACAAGCCCAAAAAGATCTGCGCATTGCAGAATTAAGAGCTTTACGTGGCTTGTTTTATTTGCAGATGGTAACACAGTTTGGAGGCGTGCCTTTAGTTACATCGGTACCAAAAGAACCGCAGTATGAATTTCCACGTGCTACAGTTGCGGAAGTTTATAACCAGATCATCAGCGATTTTAAAGCGGCAGGACCGGGTTTGCCATGGCGTTATGCAGGTGCCGATCGTGGTCGTGCTACCCGTGCAATGGCGTATCATTTTCTTGCAAAAGCATATCTCACAAGAGGCAGTGCAGTAAGCGATCAGCGTGGACAAAAACCAACCGATATGGATAGTGTGATCTTTTTTGCCAATGATGTGATCGCAAACAGCGGACATGCTTTGGAAGCTGATTATGGTAACCTGTTCAGTTCGGCTTATCCCGATGGAACCATTCCTTCGCTTGGACAAAACGGCTCTGTTCCTACAAGCAGCAAAGCAAAGATCGATGCCAACAATGCAAGCAATGAAATTATTTATGCTGCACAGTTCAGTTCAAACCTGAACCTTGCAGGTACAAATAATCAAACACATATGTTCTACCCATCGGCTTACGATGCGGGTATTCCGGGTATGGCGAGGGATTTCTTTAACGGAAGACCTTTCAGAAGATTACGACCAACAGATTACACCATTGATATTTACGACAAGATCAATGATTCACGTTTCTTTAAAAGTTTCCAGACAGCTTTCTACAGAAATGTGGCATCGAATGCAGGTCTTCCGGTGTTCACTGTTGCCAATGCTCCTGATCCAAGCCTGGTTGGTAAGCCACGTGTAGGAGTTGGTGATACAGCAGCTATCTACATCGTAAATCCGATCAACATGCCGTTGCTTACATCAACCATTGCAAATATGCGTTACTACGCAACTTTTGCAAGGTATAAACAGGCAACAGCAGGTGGTGCCATTTCAACTGATTTTACAGGGAATAAATACCTGTCGCTTCTCAAGTTTGCAGACCCGATCCGTTTAACAACTACCAATAACGAAGCAAGAGGTATCCGCAACGGTACGTTTGCACGTTTGGCGGATACATACCTGATGCTTGCAGAAGCATATGGCCGTAAAAACGATTATGCAAACGCTTTGTTTTATGTAAATGTATTGCGTACCCGGGCTGCTTACAAAGCCAATGAAGCTCGTAGTCCGCAGATCTGGCAATTTATGGGAGGGCCGAATACGTTAGCCAACACGACTGCCAACAACCAGGCAACACTTGATCTGTTTACTACCAATGCAGCAAGTGAGAACTATCCGCCAACTGTAACTTCAACGTCAGCACGCTTCATTCATTTTATCTTAAATGAAAGAACACGTGAATTATGTGGCGAGTTTTACCGTTGGGAAGACCTGGTTCGTACTGAAACTTTATATGACAGAACGAAGTTGTTTAACCTCGATGTAAGCCCATCGTTTGCACAGTTCCATAAGCTGCGTCCAATACCATTGCTGCAAATGATCGCACAAACGGTGAATGGTCAGCCGATGTCGCAGGCAGATATGGCGGCTTATCAAAACCCAGGCTATTAA